In a genomic window of Syngnathus typhle isolate RoL2023-S1 ecotype Sweden linkage group LG4, RoL_Styp_1.0, whole genome shotgun sequence:
- the cebpa gene encoding CCAAT/enhancer-binding protein alpha isoform X1, giving the protein MELHNLLYETAAPGGPPVTVGAPCAQEATDFGAGYIGDAETSVDLSPYIDASAFNDDLFLAELFHHPSRLRAAAAYEHAHGPSPHVYAKMNAKVLKVDAEELYERERRLPIKQEPCAEDLLRQTPAAYRHCYSPPHHLQYQAAHCAQTSVHLQPGQPTPPPTPAPSPHHHALHVLPDLCFHRPPHRPAPAAGKAKKLVDKNSPEYRLRRERNNVAVRKSRDKAKMRNMETQQKVLELSSDNERLRRRVEHLSRELDSLRGVFRQQPPPPHVPDARYRAHAHS; this is encoded by the exons ATGGAGCTGCACAACCTGCTTTACGAGACAGCAGCCCCGGGGGGGCCTCCGGTCACGGTGGGGGCCCCGTGCGCGCAGGAAGCCACCGACTTCGGTGCGGGGTACATCGGGGACGCGGAAACGTCCGTGGACCTGAGCCCCTACATCGACGCGTCCGCCTTCAACGACGACTTATTCCTGGCCGAGCTCTTCCACCACCCGTCGCGGCTGCGCGCGGCCGCGGCCTACGAGCACGCGCACGGACCTTCTCCGCACGTGTACGCCAAGATGAACGCCAAGGTGCTCAAG GTGGACGCGGAGGAGCTGTACGAGCGGGAGCGTCGGCTGCCCATCAAGCAGGAGCCGTGCGCCGAGGACCTCCTGCGGCAAACCCCCGCCGCCTACCGCCACTGCTACTCCCCGCCGCACCACCTGCAGTACCAGGCGGCCCACTGCGCGCAGACCTCGGTGCACCTCCAGCCGGGCCAGCCCACCCCGCCGCCCACGCCCGCGCCCAGCCCCCATCACCACGCCCTCCACGTGCTCCCCGACCTTTGTTTTCACCGGCCGCCGCACaggccggcgccggcggcgggcaAGGCCAAGAAGCTGGTGGACAAGAACAGCCCCGAGTACCGGCTGCGACGGGAGCGCAACAACGTGGCGGTGCGCAAAAGTCGCGACAAGGCCAAGATGCGCAACATGGAAACTCAGCAAAAGGTCCTGGAGCTCAGCTCGGACAACGAGAGACTAAGGCGCCGCGTGGAGCACCTCAGCCGGGAATTGGACTCCCTGCGGGGGGTCTTCCggcagcagccgccgccgccgcacgtccCCGACGCCCGCTACAGGGCGCACGCGCACAGCTGA
- the cebpa gene encoding CCAAT/enhancer-binding protein alpha isoform X2 translates to MELHNLLYETAAPGGPPVTVGAPCAQEATDFGAGYIGDAETSVDLSPYIDASAFNDDLFLAELFHHPSRLRAAAAYEHAHGPSPHVYAKMNAKVDAEELYERERRLPIKQEPCAEDLLRQTPAAYRHCYSPPHHLQYQAAHCAQTSVHLQPGQPTPPPTPAPSPHHHALHVLPDLCFHRPPHRPAPAAGKAKKLVDKNSPEYRLRRERNNVAVRKSRDKAKMRNMETQQKVLELSSDNERLRRRVEHLSRELDSLRGVFRQQPPPPHVPDARYRAHAHS, encoded by the exons ATGGAGCTGCACAACCTGCTTTACGAGACAGCAGCCCCGGGGGGGCCTCCGGTCACGGTGGGGGCCCCGTGCGCGCAGGAAGCCACCGACTTCGGTGCGGGGTACATCGGGGACGCGGAAACGTCCGTGGACCTGAGCCCCTACATCGACGCGTCCGCCTTCAACGACGACTTATTCCTGGCCGAGCTCTTCCACCACCCGTCGCGGCTGCGCGCGGCCGCGGCCTACGAGCACGCGCACGGACCTTCTCCGCACGTGTACGCCAAGATGAACGCCAAG GTGGACGCGGAGGAGCTGTACGAGCGGGAGCGTCGGCTGCCCATCAAGCAGGAGCCGTGCGCCGAGGACCTCCTGCGGCAAACCCCCGCCGCCTACCGCCACTGCTACTCCCCGCCGCACCACCTGCAGTACCAGGCGGCCCACTGCGCGCAGACCTCGGTGCACCTCCAGCCGGGCCAGCCCACCCCGCCGCCCACGCCCGCGCCCAGCCCCCATCACCACGCCCTCCACGTGCTCCCCGACCTTTGTTTTCACCGGCCGCCGCACaggccggcgccggcggcgggcaAGGCCAAGAAGCTGGTGGACAAGAACAGCCCCGAGTACCGGCTGCGACGGGAGCGCAACAACGTGGCGGTGCGCAAAAGTCGCGACAAGGCCAAGATGCGCAACATGGAAACTCAGCAAAAGGTCCTGGAGCTCAGCTCGGACAACGAGAGACTAAGGCGCCGCGTGGAGCACCTCAGCCGGGAATTGGACTCCCTGCGGGGGGTCTTCCggcagcagccgccgccgccgcacgtccCCGACGCCCGCTACAGGGCGCACGCGCACAGCTGA
- the cebpg gene encoding CCAAT/enhancer-binding protein gamma isoform X2: protein MRTCARGGGGGGRCCRCCKASWKRRDVFFLVWFLVSGQPLELYGSQTLAVSRYNVVPVFSRRSAVTQMSQPPQPKATSSDHNGVSVIQSQSHAAGAASALLQQVPQPSPLSQASSPGAGKAAPGKMKKASADKDSDEYRQRRERNNLAVKKSRQRSKQKAMDTQQRVNQLKEENERLEAKIKLLSKELSVLKDLFLEHAHNLADNVQPPSGNPEASPAPNNQ, encoded by the exons ATGCGCACGTGcgcgcgcggcggcggcggcggcggccgctgctgccgctgctgcaagGCTTCGTGGAAGAGAAGAGATGTTTTCTTTCTAGTTTGGTTTCTGGTTTCGGGTCAACCTTTGGAGCTTTACGGAAGCCAAACCTTGGCAGTATCGCGTTACAACGTG GTGCCCGTCTTCAGTCGCCGGTCAGCGGTCACCCAAATGAGCCAGCCGCCGCAGCCTAAAGCCACGTCATCGGACCACAACGGCGTCAGCGTCATCCAGAGTCAGAGCcacgccgccggcgccgccagCGCCCTGCTGCAGCAGGTACCTCAGCCGTCGCCGCTCAGCCAGGCGTCGTCCCCGGGCGCCGGCAAGGCCGCCCCCGGCAAGATGAAGAAGGCGTCGGCGGACAAGGACAGTGACGAGTACCGTCAGCGGCGAGAGCGAAACAACCTGGCGGTGAAGAAGAGCCGCCAGCGCAGCAAGCAGAAAGCCATGGACACGCAGCAGAGGGTCAACCAGCTCAAGGAGGAGAACGAACGTCTGGAGGCCAAAATCAAACTGCTCAGCAAAGAACTGAGCGTGCTCAAGGACCTCTTCCTGGAACACGCCCACAACCTGGCCGACAACGTGCAGCCCCCCTCCGGGAACCCTGAGGCCAGCCCCGCCCCCAACAACCAGTGA
- the cebpg gene encoding CCAAT/enhancer-binding protein gamma isoform X1, with product MSQPPQPKATSSDHNGVSVIQSQSHAAGAASALLQQVPQPSPLSQASSPGAGKAAPGKMKKASADKDSDEYRQRRERNNLAVKKSRQRSKQKAMDTQQRVNQLKEENERLEAKIKLLSKELSVLKDLFLEHAHNLADNVQPPSGNPEASPAPNNQ from the coding sequence ATGAGCCAGCCGCCGCAGCCTAAAGCCACGTCATCGGACCACAACGGCGTCAGCGTCATCCAGAGTCAGAGCcacgccgccggcgccgccagCGCCCTGCTGCAGCAGGTACCTCAGCCGTCGCCGCTCAGCCAGGCGTCGTCCCCGGGCGCCGGCAAGGCCGCCCCCGGCAAGATGAAGAAGGCGTCGGCGGACAAGGACAGTGACGAGTACCGTCAGCGGCGAGAGCGAAACAACCTGGCGGTGAAGAAGAGCCGCCAGCGCAGCAAGCAGAAAGCCATGGACACGCAGCAGAGGGTCAACCAGCTCAAGGAGGAGAACGAACGTCTGGAGGCCAAAATCAAACTGCTCAGCAAAGAACTGAGCGTGCTCAAGGACCTCTTCCTGGAACACGCCCACAACCTGGCCGACAACGTGCAGCCCCCCTCCGGGAACCCTGAGGCCAGCCCCGCCCCCAACAACCAGTGA